In Anaerolineales bacterium, the sequence AACTGGATCGCCTTGATGGGATGGTCCTTCGACGATCACACCGAGTTCTTCAGCCTGCCGGACCTGATCCGCAGCTTCTCCTTGGCCAAGCTCACGCCGAGCCCGGCCGCCGTGAACTTCACTAAGCTCGACCACTTCAACGGCCTGCATATCCGGGCCTTGACCGTCGATGACCTCACCCGCCGACTCGTGCCCGTGTTTCAGGCCGCCGGTCTGTCGACGTCGGAGACTGCCCTGCGCCGCGTCACGCCACTGATCCAGGAGCGGATCCGGACTCTCGAGGAGGCGGTCGAGATCGCCGGCTTCTTCTTCCGAGAAAGCCTCGCCCCGCCCACCGTGGCAATGCTCCCCATAGGCGTGACCGCGCCGGCCGGCGTACAGGCGCTGCAGCGCTCGTCAGCCGTGGTGGCGGCCGTGCCCCAGTTCACCCCGGAGGCGCTCGAGGCCGCACTCCGCCAGCTCGCCGAGCAGCTCGGGCTGACAGCCGCCCAGCTGTTCAGCCTGCTGCGCGTGGCGACCACCGGCCAGACCGTCAGCCCGCCTCTGGTCGAGACCATGGTGATCCTGGGCAGCTCGCTCGTGACGGAGCGGCTTGAGGCCGCGGCCCGCCAGCTAGCGAACTGAGTCAGGCAAACCGCCTCGCCCGTTGCACGGCCTCAGCCCGCATGTTAGAATCCAACTGCTCTGGGGGTTCGTCTAGCGGTAGGACAGCGGACTCTGAATCCGTATGCCGAGGTTCGAATCCTCGACCCCCAGCCATTTGTGCGGGCGCACGCTAGAAATGGGAGCGTGCGCTCATGTTTCAAGCCGAAAAAGGACAACGGACTCTCCGAGTTCTGACCCCCGCCTCACCCTTGCGGCGGGAGGTCCAAGCCTTCCTGATTGACCGCCAGGCGCGCGGCCTTTCACCCCGGACAGTCGACTACTACGCTGACAAGATCGAGCCGCTTGTGACCTTCCTTGAGGGCGAAGGGGTGCGCCAAGTGCAGGACATGACCCCAGATCACCTGAGGCGCTTCCTGCTCGCACAGGGCAAGCGGAGGTCTCCGGGCGGTCTGCATGGGCTGTACCGGACTGCGAGGGCGTTCCTGCGATGGTGGGAGGCGGAGACGGAGCCGGAGGGCTGGCGGAATCCGATCGACAAGGTTCCCGCGCCGCGGGTGCCTCAGGAGCCGCTGGATCCGCTGAGCCTGGACGATCTGCGCGCCATGCTCGCCACTTGCGAGCGGCGGACGTTTGCGGGGGATCGTGACCGGGCGCTGCTCCTGGCCTTGCTTGACACCGGATGCAGGGCTTCCGAGTTCCTTGCGCTGAACGTGGGCGACTTGGATCCGCGCTCAGGCGCTCTCAGCCTGCGCCACACGAAGGGCAAGCGGCCGCGGACCGTGTTCGTGGGACGGACCGCACTGCGGGACGTAACGCGATACCTCAGGCATCGACCGGATGCCTCGCCAGGGGATCCCTTATGGGTCACGCGGGACGGCACTCGGCTTCGGCAATCCGGCCTTGCGAGCCTGCTCAGGCGACGGGCCAAGTCAGCAGGCGTTCCGCCTCCAATGCCTCACGCCTTCCGGCGAGCCTTCGCACTGGCGAGTCTCCGTCAGGGGATGGATGTCGTCTCACTCCAGCGACTCCTCGGGCATGCCGACCTGAGTCTTATCGCGCGTTACGCCAAGCAGACGCAAGAGGATCTGCGCGCAGTTCACGAGCACGCGTCACCCGTGGATCGATTGCTTTGCTAGTCGGCTGGTGCTAGAATCACCTGAGAAGAAGTCGCCCGCGAGGTGTTAGCCTCCGGGCGGCGGCCAACGCGGAGAGGCGCGTGTGCGACCCAAGCATAGCACACTCCGGGCCGTCTGCGTCAACCGCGGACGGCCTTTCGTTACTTGGGAGGTGCTATGGATCCATCGATGGAGATTCCGGAGGGCATTGAACTGCTCTCGGATGCGGGCATGCGCGCCTACATGTCGGAGCGATACGGTCCAGCCTCAGCCCACATGTTTGTGACAGAGAAGTTTCCCAATGGACCGCCCTACTCGGATGCGGGCATGCGCGCCTACCTCTCGGAGCAGTACGGTCGCGATGCGCACCAGATGTATCCTGATCTGTTCCCGGAGGTTTGGCGCGAGAGGCAGGCGCGGCGGAAGCCGGGAAAGCCGAGAGGCGCGCCCCGCCTTGAGAAGCGCCCGGAGTGGCCGAATTGGAAGGAGGCGGTCCTGCAAATCGACAGGAAGCGCTCAAAGGGCCGGGTCATAGACCTACAAGCGATTTGCGGTGCCACAGGCTGCGGCCTTGATGTCTCGAAGTACTACCGGGTAAGGAAGCGCATGAGGGAAATGGGTTCGTTGCAGTAAGTCCTAATTGCATCTAAGTGCAACGCGCTCCCCTGCATAATGCGGGGGAGTTTGTTTTGAGGAGCCGGTCGAGCGGCCGAGCCGACCCCGCAGATAGGGCTGCACTAGTGGGCGAGGGCGTGTTGCAGTAGGCCAAGTGGATCGGTTCAGAGCAACAATCAGGGGGCCGCACACCCGGCAAAGAGAGCGCGGCCCCCGATGCAGCCAGAAACCCTAGACTGCGACCCGAGTCTAGCACTGTTTGAGGGTCGCCAGTCAGCCCAGTGGGGCTGGCTGAGAGGGGATGATGGGGTGCTGGTGCTGCGCCCTCCCCGACCGCCCACGTCGCCGCAAGGCGAGGGCCTCCACCGCTGGGTAATGCGTGGCCTGGGCCTCCGGCTTCGAGCCGGTAGGCGGTGGAGTGTGGCGAACCGGTAGCCGAAACGTCGCCGGTGCCTGGACCCCTATGATGCCGCGCCGGGTGGGGGCATCACGCGCCTGGACCGGAGGGATCTTGCCCGCGGGCGAGGGCGGCGCTGGGTCCGCGCAGATGCGAGGTTAGCACATGGCACAGTGCAAGGCGCGAACGAGGAGCGGGCAACGATGCAAGGCGACGGCGGGCGCTGACGGCCTCTGCTTCACGCACTCGCCGCGGTGGGAGCGAAAGCGGGCAGTAGCGCGACGCAAGGGAGGCCGCGGGAGAGCCTATCCGCGGCTCGCGGCAGGTTCGGATGATCTGACGACCCCTGAGGGCATCCGGGCGGGCCTGCAACAGGTCCTCGCGGCGACTTGGCTGCTGGATAACGGCACAAGGCGCACGAGGGCGCTGTGCGCGGTGTACGCGCTGGCGCTCCGGCTGCTCGAATCCGAGGTGCAAGAGCGACTCGACGCGCTCGAGTCTCGACTGGAGGCAATCGAACATGGGACGGCGAAGTAACAGGATCTCGCAACGACTTGCCCGGTTGGAGCGGGCCGCGCCGGAAGGACCTCCCACCATTCGGGAGATCGTCGTTTACGGGCCGGACGGAAAGGGCGGGCTGTGGATCGAGACGATGCCCCTACCGACGGGCGAGACCACGCGCCGCCAGGCAACGGAAGCGGAGGCCCGGCAATACTACACGGAGCATCTCGGGCTGGACTATGACGAGATGCTAAGACGGAATCAGGAGGCAAGATGACCATCGGGATCGGTGCTTTCACGGAACAGGAGGCAAGAGAGGCAGCCATGCCCGACAGGGGCGCGGCGCTCCACCAAGCCGAGGCGCGCCTTCGAGGCAGGCTCCAGAGGCTGCATGAGGGCCTTCGGGCCAAGTTCGACGGCGAAGGGCGACCGATCGATGAGCGGGCGGTCAGGGCGTATCTGGGGCAGATGGAGAAGTCCGCCACTCAGGCTCTGGACACATACCGCGACGAGATCAACAAGGCGGCGGATCCGTTCATCAGAGGCTTGTCGGAGGCCGAGGCGACTCTGGCGGAGGCGAAGCAGGCCGACATCTTCACTCTGTTGGGGCCGACTGATGCAGTGCGCGCTTCGGCGCTCCGGGACTTCGCATCCGATACGGCGGGCCGCCTCAGTCCGAAGGATTTGGCGACAAGGCTCAGAGGGATCGCGCGGACGGGCGATCGGCCTGCGGCGGCGGTCTACCTCACATATGGGACCCGGCGACTAGAGGCGGAGCGCGAGCGGGCAGCAAGGGCCGGCGGGATCCTCCCAGATGACGGCCTAATCGCCCTGGAGACCGCCCTGGCCGGCCTCGAGCCGATCGCACTGGGCGAGGCGGAGGTCAAGCGCCGCACGGGCCTCGAGAACACCGTCCGAGTGAACACGCAGAGCCTGGAGACGATCTCGGCCGCGTTGCGGCGGTGGGACCTGAGGGACATCCGGGACCGGTTCGGCCTCACGCGCCGATCGCTCTGGCAGGAGTTGTTTACCCTGGCTGACATCACCGCATGGGTCGAGGTCCCGGATCCTCCCGGTAGCCACTCCCGGTAGGGGTGTCAGCCATCGACTCCTCTTCGCGGAGGGAGGCCGGGAATTGGCCCGGCCTCCCTCGGATCCCGCGATACGTATCGCAATCACTCGCCCGCGCCGTTCCCCTCCAGCCCGGCGACGGCCTTCCGGTAGTCGACCGCCGAGAGGTGGGCGTAGATCTCTGAGGTCCTGGCGCTGGAGTGGCGCAGGTGCCTCTGGACGACGAGGAGATCCCGAGTCGTCCGGTAGAGCCGGGTCCCGCAGGAGTGCCGGAGCGCGTGGTATCCCCGAGCCTTGACCCCTGCGCGATCGCAGAGCCGATCGAAGATCTGCTGGATCCGGCGACGACTCACCCCGAGGACCGACTCCCCGTCGCGATCGAGTGCCTTGAGTGCCTTCGTCAGCCGATCGGTTGCTGCGACCTTGGCAACCTTGCCACCCTTCCCGCGGATCGTCAGTTGCTTGCGCTGGAAGTCGACACCCGCCCACGTCAGAGAGGCGACCTCGGCCAGTCGCAGGCCGCCATCCGCGGCGAGGAGCGTCAGGGCGCGCTCGCGTGGATCCGCCTCGGCTAGGATCTTCCGCAGTTCCTCGACGCTGTACGGGTCGGCCTTCTCCGCGGGCGCAGTGGGATCCGTGACCTTGACAGAGGCGAAGGGATCCCCGGTCCCGAGGCCCGCCCACCGGAGCGCGGCAACCAGTGACCTCGCGCCTGTGAGGTAGACCTGCCTGCTCTTGGGATTCATGCTGGCGAGCGAGGCGAGGAAGCGTCGCGCCTCAGGCTCTCCGACTTGGTGCGGCTTGACCCCGGACCTCCCGCTCCAGTCCAAGAAGTGCTGAGAGCCGCGCCAGTAGGTGTCCAAGGTCCGAGGGCTGGTGTCCGTGCCTCTGCGCCCATGCAGGCCCACGTAGGCCGTCAGGAGCGAGCGGAGCGCGGTCCGGTCGTCATGCTGAGAGGCCTCGGCGGCGCGGCGCTTGCGGGCATCCGAGGGGAGATCCGCCCACGACTCGATCACTTCGAGGGCGGTCTGAGGGGTGCGGGTTGCCAGGGATCCGGCCATCTTGACCTCCGTTCTGCTCTACGCATAGTATACACTATGTGCACCATTGCGTCAAGCCCTCCTCTCAGACCGCCTCCGAACCGCCTTTCCCCCAAGTTAATGTGCTGCTCACGGGATTGTGCTAGTATCTTGTAGCAGTCAGCTACCGGGCCCGCGCAATATCACTTGCGCGCGCCTCCCGGAGCGAAGGCCGGGATCAAGGCGATGGGCGGGCTGTGCTGGGGAGGAGACGTACTGTGTCCACAAGCCTGTCTGTACGGCGGCTTCTTCGTTTCCTGAGTCTCCAGGTCAACTGAGCAACTGAGCGCGACGCCCAATGACCATTTGCGTCTCCGTCAAGGTGCGCGACGGTGTGGTGATTGGCAGCGATAGCATGACACAGGTCCACCTCAAAGCGCCCGATGGGACCTACGGGGTGGCAAAGGCTTACCAGAATGCCAGGAAACTCTTCCCGTTGGGGAAGGAACCGGCAGTCGGTGTAGTCACGTTCGGGGCAGGCAGCCTTGGCGCAAGAACGATCTATGGTCTCGTGCTGGAGTTCAGCAGAGAAAGACACGGGAATTCAGTCCAAGACGTGGCCCAGGCTCTCCATGCCTTCATCAAAGGTCACTACGACGCTGCTTTCGGCCAAGCCCCGCTCGACCAGAGACCACCGCTCGGCTTCTACATTGCGGGGTATTCCGACCGAAAGGCTCTCGCGGAGGAATGGGAGTTCATCCTCCCAAGAGCCGATACGGCCACGAAGGTGCGTCCAGACGACGCGTATGGCGCATCCTGGAGGGGAATCGATTTCCCATTTACGAGGCTCCATTTTGGCTTCGACCCTAGGATGAGGCTCTACCTCCAGCAAGCCGGGGTTTCCGAGGAGATTCTTGCTCCTATCTTCGGAGAGAAGATCTTTAGTTCACCTGTCGCATTCGAGGGGATGCCGATCCAAGATGCGATCAACTTCGCTGTTTACGTCCTTCGCACTACGATCGGATTCACTTCGTTCGAGTTGGGGCCACCGGCTTGCGGCGGTCCGCTCCAAGTCGCGGCTATCACTCACGAGAGCGGCTTCCAGTGGGTGAAGGAACCGAAGTACAGGATTGAGGATGACTCAAATGGATGAAATGACTACTGATCCATCTTTCTCGACAGCAGATGACACGGTCTACCTCGTTGAGTCCGTCTCGTCGCAAAGCGCGTTCGGCTTCGTGGAACTCCTATCGTCGTCCCGGCTTGACTCTGATCAGAGCCTTTCGGAGGAGTTCTCGTCGTTTGAGGCTGCTAGCGATGAGGACCTTAGGCAGTTCCACGCTAGTTTGGGATAACCCATGGAGCGAGGAGAGGTCTGGGACGTAGACTTCCCTCCCCCTCCCGGGAAGCCAACTAGGGAGTTGGCTGGCCCGCATCCAGCACTGGTTGTTAGCACGAAAGACAACTCCGCCAACCCCATGGTGATGGTCGTGCCGTTCACCTCCAAGAGCAACGCATTGCGGTTCCCATACACGCTCATGGTCACGCCCTCCGCCGAGAACGGCTTGACGGTCCAGTCTGTCTTGCTAGTGCTTCAACTCAGGGCTGTGGGGCGCGCGCGACTTAAGTCGAAGATGGGCAGCCTGGAGGCCGCGTTCTTGAGGGAGGCCGACCGCCTCATCCGCGAGATGCTTGGCTTTCAGGGCTAGCCCGTCGCCGCGTTCAACGTCGTGTGGCCACAGAAACGACAAACGGACTCATGCGTGCGTCAGGGGTCCAAGACCCTCCC encodes:
- a CDS encoding tyrosine-type recombinase/integrase, with translation MFQAEKGQRTLRVLTPASPLRREVQAFLIDRQARGLSPRTVDYYADKIEPLVTFLEGEGVRQVQDMTPDHLRRFLLAQGKRRSPGGLHGLYRTARAFLRWWEAETEPEGWRNPIDKVPAPRVPQEPLDPLSLDDLRAMLATCERRTFAGDRDRALLLALLDTGCRASEFLALNVGDLDPRSGALSLRHTKGKRPRTVFVGRTALRDVTRYLRHRPDASPGDPLWVTRDGTRLRQSGLASLLRRRAKSAGVPPPMPHAFRRAFALASLRQGMDVVSLQRLLGHADLSLIARYAKQTQEDLRAVHEHASPVDRLLC
- a CDS encoding site-specific integrase, giving the protein MIESWADLPSDARKRRAAEASQHDDRTALRSLLTAYVGLHGRRGTDTSPRTLDTYWRGSQHFLDWSGRSGVKPHQVGEPEARRFLASLASMNPKSRQVYLTGARSLVAALRWAGLGTGDPFASVKVTDPTAPAEKADPYSVEELRKILAEADPRERALTLLAADGGLRLAEVASLTWAGVDFQRKQLTIRGKGGKVAKVAATDRLTKALKALDRDGESVLGVSRRRIQQIFDRLCDRAGVKARGYHALRHSCGTRLYRTTRDLLVVQRHLRHSSARTSEIYAHLSAVDYRKAVAGLEGNGAGE
- a CDS encoding type II toxin-antitoxin system PemK/MazF family toxin, encoding MERGEVWDVDFPPPPGKPTRELAGPHPALVVSTKDNSANPMVMVVPFTSKSNALRFPYTLMVTPSAENGLTVQSVLLVLQLRAVGRARLKSKMGSLEAAFLREADRLIREMLGFQG